One region of Vibrio pelagius genomic DNA includes:
- a CDS encoding GNAT family N-acetyltransferase translates to MEIQVRRTEPSDARSVKEIYECPNAFRGTLQLPHPSLDLWEKRLTHVPEHVYSYVALYQGEVIGNLGLEVCVNPRRRHVASLGMGVKDSFTGKGVGSALLQTAVDLCDNWINIKRLELTVYTDNEQAINLYKKFGFQIEGESAAFAFRDGEYVAAYHMARIQPS, encoded by the coding sequence ATGGAAATACAAGTAAGACGCACAGAACCGAGTGATGCCAGAAGTGTTAAAGAGATCTATGAGTGCCCAAACGCGTTTCGCGGTACCTTACAGCTCCCACACCCTTCGCTCGATCTCTGGGAGAAGCGTCTCACCCATGTTCCAGAGCATGTCTATTCTTACGTCGCGCTGTATCAAGGTGAAGTGATTGGCAATCTTGGTTTAGAGGTTTGTGTTAACCCAAGACGTCGACACGTTGCCTCGTTGGGTATGGGTGTTAAAGATAGCTTTACGGGCAAAGGTGTGGGTAGTGCGTTATTGCAGACTGCGGTCGACCTTTGTGATAACTGGATCAATATTAAGCGTCTTGAACTGACGGTTTACACAGACAACGAGCAGGCCATCAACCTCTATAAGAAGTTTGGTTTTCAGATTGAAGGGGAGTCTGCGGCGTTTGCATTTCGTGATGGCGAATATGTGGCGGCTTACCACATGGCGAGAATCCAACCAAGCTAA
- the btuD gene encoding vitamin B12 ABC transporter ATP-binding protein BtuD, with the protein MIQIKSLSVGSRLLPLSFNLKPGQVAHVIGPNGSGKSTLLEAISGIGEGYAGEVMWADRTLSSFSLQDLSLQRAYLSQSARPAFNLEVFQFLALSLPSSVNLNSAIVSEVLTEVSEMLEISDKLHRSIQTLSGGEWQRVRLAGMCLQIWPSLNPYSKLLILDEPAAPLDIGQEALLYKLIDHVAKQGISVLMANHDLNRTLRHADQVLLLDKGVLQIVGSAEKVMVPERLEQVFNTRIKSITVDDATYLLFE; encoded by the coding sequence ATGATTCAAATTAAAAGTCTAAGCGTAGGCTCAAGGTTATTGCCACTCTCATTCAACCTGAAACCGGGGCAGGTTGCTCATGTTATCGGGCCAAACGGCAGCGGCAAGAGTACCTTGCTCGAGGCGATCTCCGGTATTGGAGAGGGTTATGCTGGTGAAGTGATGTGGGCTGATAGAACCCTCTCGAGTTTTTCATTGCAAGACCTCTCTCTACAGCGTGCTTATCTAAGTCAGAGCGCGCGACCAGCATTTAATCTTGAGGTGTTCCAGTTTCTTGCTTTGTCATTGCCAAGCTCAGTCAATCTAAACAGCGCAATCGTGTCAGAGGTTCTGACAGAGGTTAGCGAGATGCTCGAGATAAGCGATAAGCTGCACCGTTCAATACAGACCCTTTCTGGTGGGGAGTGGCAACGTGTGCGTTTGGCGGGTATGTGTCTGCAAATTTGGCCGTCGTTAAATCCCTATTCAAAGTTACTGATTTTGGACGAACCTGCTGCACCGCTGGACATCGGTCAAGAAGCTTTACTCTACAAGCTGATAGACCATGTTGCTAAGCAGGGGATCTCAGTCTTGATGGCGAACCATGATTTGAATCGTACCTTAAGACATGCCGACCAAGTACTTCTGCTTGATAAAGGAGTGTTGCAAATCGTTGGCTCAGCTGAAAAAGTGATGGTTCCAGAACGGCTTGAGCAGGTCTTTAATACTCGAATTAAAAGTATTACGGTAGACGACGCCACCTATCTACTTTTTGAATAA
- the btuC gene encoding vitamin B12 ABC transporter permease BtuC, with the protein MDFQHLIQQKQRRWTRAIYLMLTALIVLSGLYLMVGDLFISPLNALSPLEEKLLVDLRLPRLLAAIAIGAALAVSGASLQVLLGNVLAEPGVLGISGGASLAMVVVLFFLPFAPTPELFMIAAVIGSLCFTLLLVGMVRAMRLTTAKLLLIGVALGILSGAMVTWAFYFSDDLSLRQLMYWLMGSLGGVAWYQHTLTLVMIPVITWLCLQGSKLDKLMIGEVHAAQLGINVPALRWRLIFAVSILVGCAVALGGVISFVGLVVPHLLRLAIGTDNRYLLPLSAVSGAALLVFADICARTLLDSAELPLGVMTTTIGAPIFIWMLVKNHDSN; encoded by the coding sequence ATGGATTTCCAACACCTTATTCAACAAAAACAGCGACGCTGGACTCGTGCCATCTATCTAATGCTTACAGCGTTGATTGTTCTTAGCGGCCTCTATTTAATGGTCGGCGACCTTTTTATCTCTCCGTTGAATGCACTCTCTCCACTTGAAGAAAAGTTACTTGTCGATTTACGACTTCCACGCTTGCTTGCTGCGATTGCAATAGGGGCTGCGCTCGCTGTCTCTGGTGCAAGCTTACAAGTCTTGTTAGGAAATGTGTTAGCCGAGCCCGGTGTACTCGGAATTTCCGGTGGCGCCAGCCTCGCAATGGTCGTTGTTCTGTTTTTCTTACCCTTCGCTCCAACGCCCGAACTGTTTATGATCGCAGCCGTGATTGGCTCGCTCTGTTTTACACTCCTGCTGGTGGGCATGGTGAGAGCGATGCGTTTGACCACAGCAAAACTCTTGTTGATTGGCGTTGCTCTCGGCATTTTGTCTGGGGCGATGGTCACTTGGGCATTCTATTTTAGTGATGACCTAAGCCTTCGCCAATTGATGTACTGGCTGATGGGCAGTTTAGGCGGTGTCGCTTGGTATCAACATACACTGACTCTAGTTATGATTCCCGTCATCACCTGGCTGTGTTTGCAGGGCAGCAAGCTTGATAAATTGATGATTGGGGAAGTGCACGCTGCTCAATTAGGGATTAACGTTCCAGCGCTGCGTTGGCGTTTGATTTTCGCCGTCTCAATACTTGTCGGTTGTGCTGTTGCTCTTGGAGGGGTGATCAGCTTTGTGGGCTTAGTAGTGCCACATCTATTGCGCTTGGCAATCGGTACTGATAACCGATATCTGCTGCCATTGTCTGCGGTATCAGGCGCAGCACTGTTGGTGTTTGCCGATATCTGCGCTCGTACACTGCTGGATTCTGCTGAACTGCCGCTGGGTGTTATGACAACCACGATTGGCGCGCCAATCTTTATTTGGATGTTGGTGAAAAATCATGATTCAAATTAA
- a CDS encoding nucleoside triphosphate pyrophosphohydrolase family protein, with translation MTLSQLNQTIFDHLYRDIKEFRSTFDLPVAAPETMDDKGDTLHTSLAIEELTELAEADSKIEQADAIVDSVYVLMGRLVHMGQDKVEDNLAISYLIDLLLNVAKNRAIDFLPCWDEVHSSNMSKVCRNEKEYAETEAFYAKQNIKLMAVQKGDYIIAKCAEDFVSEEKTIRQGKVLKSVYYRPADLAPLTV, from the coding sequence TTCCGTAGCACTTTTGATCTTCCTGTTGCTGCACCAGAAACTATGGACGACAAAGGTGACACTCTTCACACCTCTTTAGCGATCGAAGAGCTGACTGAACTTGCAGAAGCCGATTCAAAAATTGAGCAAGCCGACGCAATTGTCGACAGCGTCTATGTGCTGATGGGGCGTTTAGTCCACATGGGGCAAGACAAAGTTGAAGACAACTTAGCGATCAGCTACCTAATTGACTTGTTGCTTAATGTTGCGAAGAATCGCGCTATCGACTTCCTACCATGCTGGGACGAAGTACACTCAAGCAACATGAGCAAAGTGTGCCGCAACGAGAAAGAGTACGCAGAAACTGAAGCGTTCTACGCCAAGCAAAACATCAAACTGATGGCTGTACAGAAAGGTGATTACATCATCGCGAAATGTGCAGAAGATTTCGTGTCAGAAGAGAAAACCATTCGCCAAGGAAAAGTGCTTAAGTCGGTTTACTACCGCCCAGCAGATCTTGCGCCGCTAACGGTTTAA
- a CDS encoding histidine phosphatase family protein, whose product MNKIRTKHIYLVRHGKVLGEAALNGKTDVLVDASLQDEICAAITALSIKFDAVATSPLRRCYDLAERAAQAKSIPLQSIDELQEMNFGDVDGVPFDLLSGQWESLESFWQDPANNQLAGAESLQAFHQRVIQGWSQLISYTNDNTLLVTHGGVIRMILAHCLDIDWKKPTLYSNLAIGNASLTHIQITQTDNNYISVKVIGQPLLTP is encoded by the coding sequence AGGCTGCACTCAATGGCAAGACAGACGTGCTCGTTGACGCGTCACTCCAAGATGAGATTTGCGCAGCAATAACAGCACTTTCGATTAAATTTGATGCAGTAGCAACATCACCACTGCGCCGTTGTTATGATTTGGCAGAGAGAGCGGCGCAAGCCAAATCAATACCTTTGCAGAGCATCGACGAGCTGCAAGAGATGAATTTCGGTGATGTAGATGGCGTGCCTTTCGACCTTCTAAGCGGGCAATGGGAGAGTTTAGAGTCGTTCTGGCAAGATCCAGCAAATAACCAACTTGCTGGAGCGGAAAGTTTACAGGCATTCCATCAACGAGTAATTCAAGGTTGGTCGCAACTTATTAGTTACACCAATGACAATACATTATTGGTTACGCATGGTGGCGTCATTCGAATGATTTTGGCGCACTGTTTGGATATTGATTGGAAGAAGCCAACGCTTTACTCCAACCTTGCCATTGGCAATGCGTCTCTGACACACATTCAAATCACACAAACAGACAATAACTATATCAGTGTGAAGGTGATAGGGCAGCCATTATTGACGCCTTAA
- a CDS encoding M3 family oligoendopeptidase: MTTPSWDLSIAYRGLDDSKIDQDIELIEQCIELLYLHVEKRDTVIAMQNAIQTSEAAGTLLGTIHTFANCHASVDATHTEAKQLLGRVAKLNSEMSQAFSPYEDTLIHADVEFITKVLDHASPDVAGQGFAIESSRKLAATRLSVAEEQLLAAMEVDGRDAWGRLYDNLTGSLKLSLQLEGEEEVLGFSQAASLLYGSEFEKQEPAWRAVQQAMATHQESFASILNALAGWRLTENKKRSKICDVHFLAPSLHGSRIVPETLDTMMATAKANRSVGQKAGLLMAKVHGLDEMKPWNHLAAMPPLGDAQSKVYPFDEAIDVIKTAFAEVNPEMAQFVDLMVENGWIDAAPAPNKRLGAYCTKFAATRSPLVFMTWSGSRSDLMTLAHELGHAFHNWVMRDMPLCQTRYPMTLAETASIFAENIVRDYLLKQAETRDEKLEMLWEELSSSLVLMINIPVRFEFEKAFYEQREKGELTAKQLCDLMEKTWKAWYGDAMSEADPYFWASKLHFSISQVSFYNYPYLFGYLFSKGVYAQREVKGEHFYSDYVALLRDTGSMMAEDVVAKHLGMDLTEAEFWQQSIDMVSAQIDEFERLLNQEN; the protein is encoded by the coding sequence ATGACAACGCCAAGTTGGGATTTGAGCATTGCATATCGTGGATTAGACGATTCAAAAATTGATCAAGATATTGAATTGATCGAGCAGTGTATCGAACTGCTTTATCTTCATGTTGAAAAGCGCGATACCGTGATCGCGATGCAGAATGCGATTCAAACCTCAGAAGCGGCAGGCACGCTGCTAGGAACCATTCATACCTTCGCAAATTGCCATGCGTCAGTGGATGCCACGCATACCGAAGCGAAGCAGCTTTTGGGTCGAGTGGCAAAACTCAACTCTGAAATGTCTCAAGCTTTTAGTCCATATGAAGACACTTTAATTCACGCTGACGTGGAATTTATTACAAAAGTACTAGACCATGCCAGCCCAGATGTCGCAGGCCAAGGCTTTGCTATCGAGAGTTCTCGTAAGCTCGCGGCAACTCGTTTAAGCGTTGCTGAAGAGCAACTGCTTGCGGCAATGGAAGTTGATGGTCGTGATGCGTGGGGTCGTTTATACGACAACTTAACGGGTTCATTAAAACTGTCTCTGCAGCTCGAAGGCGAAGAGGAAGTGCTTGGCTTCTCACAAGCAGCAAGCCTTCTTTATGGCAGCGAGTTTGAAAAACAAGAACCTGCTTGGCGCGCTGTTCAACAAGCAATGGCGACGCATCAAGAATCGTTCGCTTCCATTCTTAACGCATTGGCAGGCTGGCGCTTAACTGAAAACAAAAAACGCTCCAAGATCTGTGATGTGCACTTCTTAGCGCCAAGTCTGCATGGCAGCCGTATTGTACCTGAAACACTCGACACCATGATGGCGACGGCAAAAGCTAATCGTTCGGTAGGCCAAAAAGCGGGATTGCTGATGGCGAAAGTACATGGTTTGGATGAGATGAAACCGTGGAATCATCTTGCTGCGATGCCACCGCTTGGTGATGCACAATCTAAGGTTTACCCATTTGATGAAGCGATCGATGTCATCAAAACGGCTTTTGCTGAAGTGAATCCAGAAATGGCACAGTTTGTTGATCTTATGGTTGAAAACGGTTGGATTGATGCAGCGCCAGCGCCAAACAAACGCTTGGGAGCTTACTGCACTAAATTCGCCGCGACACGTTCGCCACTGGTCTTCATGACTTGGAGTGGCAGTCGTTCTGATCTGATGACGCTTGCTCATGAGCTTGGTCATGCCTTCCATAACTGGGTTATGCGTGACATGCCACTGTGTCAAACTCGTTACCCGATGACGTTGGCGGAAACTGCTTCAATCTTTGCGGAAAACATTGTTCGTGACTACTTGCTAAAACAAGCAGAAACGCGTGATGAGAAGCTAGAAATGCTGTGGGAAGAGCTCTCTTCATCCTTGGTATTGATGATCAATATTCCAGTACGATTTGAGTTTGAAAAAGCGTTCTATGAACAGCGTGAAAAAGGCGAGCTTACCGCTAAGCAGCTGTGTGATTTAATGGAGAAAACATGGAAAGCGTGGTACGGCGACGCCATGAGTGAGGCTGATCCATACTTTTGGGCAAGTAAACTGCACTTTAGTATCTCGCAAGTCAGTTTCTACAACTATCCATACCTGTTCGGTTACCTATTCAGTAAGGGCGTATATGCACAGCGTGAAGTGAAAGGTGAACACTTTTACAGTGACTACGTTGCTCTTCTTAGAGATACAGGCAGCATGATGGCTGAAGATGTGGTGGCGAAGCACTTAGGTATGGATCTCACTGAAGCGGAATTCTGGCAACAGAGTATCGATATGGTCTCTGCCCAAATCGACGAATTTGAAAGACTGCTCAATCAGGAAAATTAA
- a CDS encoding succinylglutamate desuccinylase — MTKSLFRQSFLLDSLDLEQEVLAGQTVLGNGVQLKVHQRGVFEVIPADYDQQTKNIIFSTGVHGDETAPMELVDKIIEDIETGFQSVKARCLFIIAHPEATNAHTRFLDVNMNRLFDDKAYEVNRESKIAKQLKHLVTEFYRDTQPETRWHLDLHCAIRLSKHYSFAVSPKVRHPVRSKELIDFINSGHVEALLLSNSPTSTFSWYSAENFGAQALTMELGQVARIGENQLERLTAFDLAMRNLIAETEPEHLPKKTITYRVSRTIVRLHEDFDFMFSDSVENFTAFKHGEVFGHDGDKPLMAKNENEAVVFPNRNIAIGQRAALMVCEVETRFDHGQLVYD, encoded by the coding sequence ATGACGAAATCTCTCTTTCGCCAATCATTTCTTTTGGACAGCCTAGATCTTGAACAAGAAGTGCTTGCAGGACAAACCGTACTAGGTAATGGAGTACAGCTAAAAGTTCATCAACGTGGTGTCTTTGAAGTGATTCCAGCGGATTACGATCAACAGACCAAGAACATCATTTTTTCAACCGGCGTTCATGGTGATGAAACCGCACCAATGGAATTGGTTGATAAGATTATTGAAGACATTGAAACAGGTTTCCAATCAGTAAAAGCTCGCTGTTTGTTTATTATCGCTCACCCAGAAGCGACTAATGCTCATACCCGTTTTCTTGATGTAAACATGAACCGTCTTTTTGACGATAAAGCGTATGAAGTAAACCGCGAAAGCAAGATTGCGAAGCAATTAAAACACTTAGTTACTGAGTTTTATAGAGATACTCAACCTGAGACGCGCTGGCATTTAGACCTTCACTGTGCAATTCGTCTATCGAAGCACTATTCATTTGCCGTGAGTCCTAAAGTTCGTCATCCCGTTCGAAGTAAAGAACTCATTGATTTTATTAATAGTGGGCACGTAGAGGCTTTGTTACTCTCGAACTCTCCAACCAGTACATTCAGCTGGTACAGTGCGGAGAACTTTGGTGCACAAGCACTAACTATGGAGCTTGGGCAGGTTGCACGCATTGGTGAGAACCAACTTGAAAGGCTAACGGCATTTGATTTGGCGATGCGCAATCTTATCGCTGAAACAGAACCAGAGCATCTTCCAAAGAAAACCATTACTTATCGTGTCAGCCGTACTATCGTTCGTCTGCATGAAGATTTTGATTTTATGTTCTCGGATTCTGTCGAGAACTTCACCGCATTTAAACATGGTGAAGTGTTTGGCCATGACGGTGATAAACCGCTGATGGCTAAAAATGAGAACGAAGCGGTGGTGTTCCCCAATCGCAATATTGCTATTGGACAACGTGCTGCGCTGATGGTGTGTGAAGTGGAAACGCGATTTGATCATGGCCAACTGGTCTACGATTAA